In one window of Branchiostoma floridae strain S238N-H82 chromosome 14, Bfl_VNyyK, whole genome shotgun sequence DNA:
- the LOC118430988 gene encoding uncharacterized protein LOC118430988, protein MEATFSCPQCSFCVDHDVMLRVLKHFFNCTSFQYIMDLSCGHHPGLGHTHFPGTLKYKHVTESPSVDKTATPQTCPTQTEPTMTENELDDSSLMIPPTEIKTEPPDDTMESPDVGCTVEPAAPPAQMMDTAGFREDCHPVRVVCAMGGGTADDNDDGLVQHETETHTITTEPVGAPSMVVTRPPSMQATRTQPSASHSNNDGGTLDLPLQLACSQSSRPTALTSQVESGEKNLSRTQEELGEECSDDEYSMSSSGKDAKGPHTWTNRRRKQLCAHNYPVKWAANAYQVWAEQENRKLLAKQPGEKFLAPTNWSKATPEEANFWVSKYLTEVRKQDGKPYTPSTLQTLAHGLDHHIKEDLGIDHLDLMSNNLQFADVRNALINQKQLLSHLEGTSKYGVKEFTEQDEAKLWRKVFDLNTPKGLLYAVYYHNCKLFGVWTGEEHHSLTVSQYSFGKDNKGQFVKFVRQGRRKKDQGKAYTYYAVPGNPWCVVNLYRLYLSKIPPGGHFYFRPVTNQAPGYGCHWYSTQPVGHNHFATIMAKLAEMIGLEGRYTAASACKKRPLRGDLPSTKRLCSHEHMPIPAVHGTTCALAPVNIAPKLSSVHSAAAASHSSCSASFTEGATNLSEGNPTAQQMFMLVPVARSTAGTGDIGNKQITKLDIFT, encoded by the exons ATGGAGGCCACCTTCAGCTGCCCGCAGTGTTCCTTCTGTGTGGACCATGATGTCATGCTGCGCGTCCTGAAACACTTCTTCAACTGTACATCCTTCCAGTACATCATGGACCTCAGCTGCGGGCACCATCCGGGCCTCGGCCACACGCACTTCCCAGGAACACTGAAATACAAACACGTAACGGAAAGTCCCTCCGTCGACAAGACCGCGACCCCACAGACTTGTCCAACCCAGACGGAGCCCACCATGACAGAGAATGAGCTAGATGACTCCTCATTAATGATTCCTCCCACAGAGATAAAAACTGAGCCTCCTGATGACACCATGGAGAGTCCAGATGTAGGCTGTACTGTAGAACcagcagcgccccctgcccAGATGATGGATACTGCAGGTTTCAGAGAGGACTGCCACCCTGTGAGAGTGGTGTGTGCAATGGGAGGTGGTACTgcagatgataatgatgatgggTTAGTGCAGCAtgagacagaaacacacaccaTCACCACGGAGCCAGTAGGTGCTCCGTCCATGGTTGTGACTCGACCTCCCTCCATGCAGGCCACGAGAACTCAGCCTTCTGCTTCCCATAGCAACAACGATGGAGGGACATTAG ACCTGCCTCTTCAGCTTGCCTGTTCACAGTCTTCCCGTCCCACGGCTCTGACTAGTCAAGTGGAGTCTGGTGAGAAAAATCTGAGTAGGACTCAAGAAGAACTTGGTGAGGAATGCTCTGATGATGAGTACTCAATGTCATCGAGTGGCAAAGATGCGAAAGGACCACACACCTGGACCAACAGACGAAGGAAGCAGTTGTGTGCCCACAATTACCCAGTCAAGTGGGCAGCTAACGCCTATCAGGTCTGGGCGGAGCAAGAAAACAGAAAGCTGTTAGCAAAACAACCCGGGGAAAAGTTCCTTGCTCCCACCAACTGGTCAAAAGCCACCCCCGAGGAGGCAAACTTCTGGGTCAGCAAGTATCTTACTGAAGTGAGGAAGCAAGACGGGAAACCGTACACTCCCAGTACACTACAAACCCTCGCACATGGGCTGGACCATCACATCAAGGAAGACCTAGGAATCGACCATCTAGACCTGATGTCAAACAATCTACAGTTTGCAGACGTGCGAAATGCTCTCATCAACCAGAAACAACTCTTGAGCCACTTGGAGGGGACATCAAAGTACGGAGTGAAGGAGTTCACCGAGCAAGACGAGGCAAAGCTGTGGAGAAAGGTTTTTGACTTGAACACTCCAAAGGGACTTCTGTACGCGGTGTACTACCATAACTGCAAGCTGTTTGGAGTCTGGACAGGAGAGGAACACCACAGTTTGACCGTGTCACAGTACAGCTTTGGTAAAGACAACAAAGGGCAGTTTGTCAAGTTTGTTCGACAAGGACGGAGGAAGAAAGACCAGGGGAAGGCATACACTTACTATGCAGTTCCAGGAAACCCGTGGTGCGTGGTTAATCTGTATCGGCTATACCTCAGTAAGATTCCCCCAGGAGGACATTTCTACTTCAGGCCTGTAACAAACCAAGCCCCGGGTTATGGCTGCCATTGGTACAGTACGCAGCCTGTCGGACACAACCACTTTGCCACCATTATGGCAAAATTAGCAGAGATGATTGGACTGGAAGGGCGCTACACTGCTGCTTCTGCCTGCAAG AAAAGGCCCTTACGCGGAGACCTGCCCAGCACTAAGAGACTGTGTTCCCATGAACACATGCCAATACCAGCTGTACATGGCACCACGTGCGCACTGGCTCCAGTAAACATAGCACCCAAATTATCATCAGTCCATTCAGCAGCTGCAGCATCCCACAGCTCATGTTCTGCCAGCTTTACTGAAGGAGCCACAAACTTGTCAGAAGGGAACCCAACTGCACAGCAGATGTTCATGTTAGTGCCGGTGGCCAGGTCTACGGCAGGCACAGGGGACATAGGTAATaagcaaattacaaaattagATATATTCACGTAG
- the LOC118430990 gene encoding uncharacterized protein LOC118430990, with amino-acid sequence MTSERFLGLVFMILLSAFSTVNVSAKTCAEVCDECLSQLEGDLDINGTECTQECETNIHLGTDNKQFIRAPMWKKCYTLLHELRSKRGPYLIRDVQPRTGQWQPAIAVCSVTVLIAFIVIAMVTIKFCVRRAVLRTECSLIQPANPNGTVATTALMEDMTEEDTQKAKQADLP; translated from the exons ATGACATCAGAACGTTTTCTTGGCTTAGTGTTTATGATTCTGCTAAGCGCCTTTAGTACGGTAAACGTCTCGGCAAAGACCTGTGCAGAGGTTTGCGATGAATGCCTGTCGCAACTGGAAGGCGACTTGGACATCAATGGGACGGAATGTACTCAAGAATGTGAGACGAACATCCACTTAGGCACTGATAACAAACAGTTCATCAGGGCACCAATGTGGAAGAAGTGCTATACACTACTGCACGAATT GAGAAGCAAGCGGGGTCCTTACTTGATACGTGACGTGCAGCCCAGGACAGGACAATGGCAGCCCGCCATCGCCGTCTGCTCCGTCACTGTCCTCATCGCCTTCATCGTCATCGCCATGGTAACCATCAAGTTCTGTGTGCGGCGGGCCGTCCTCCGGACAGA ATGCAGCCTTATTCAGCCAGCCAACCCGAATGGCACTGTAGCCACTACTGCGCTGATGGAAGACATGACAGAGGAGGACACGCAAAAGGCCAAGCAGGCCGACTTACCATGA
- the LOC118430168 gene encoding zinc finger protein 257-like: protein MWNYLSNVEESSSGTPRKKRNRKRDRYSCPEDGCDRTFRDKYEMTNHLRTHTGEKPFKCDWPGCDKYFTHVSSKTQHYKSVHMKYVPHKCSKCGKGFTKPSQMKRHEEKCSLKIYQPEMWNERKRHLEKD from the coding sequence ATGTGGAACTACCTCAGTAACGTAGAGGAATCATCATCTGGTACCCCGCGCAAGAAGCGAAACCGTAAGAGGGATCGCTACTCGTGCCCCGAGGACGGATGTGACCGGACGTTCCGCGACAAATACGAGATGACCAACCACTTGCGAACTCATACGGGGGAAAAACCGTTCAAGTGTGATTGGCCCGGATGTGACAAGTATTTCACCCATGTTAGCTCTAAAACTCAGCACTACAAGTCAGTTCACATGAAGTATGTACCCCACAAGTGTTCCAAATGTGGAAAGGGGTTCACCAAGCCCTCACAGATGAAGAGACATGAAGAAAAGTGTAGTTTGAAGATATACCAACCAGAAATGTGGAATGAAAGGAAAAGACATTTAGAAAAGGACTGA
- the LOC118430991 gene encoding uncharacterized protein LOC118430991 — MSQQIIAACLFVLTWSTVCVQAQNCTVKCTSCASDNSSDHGIKFNVTVCAEQCAQSLDNGPMWRYCMEIGTWRKEKDEPTGKPRNTGLKWQYILAITLSVMFIVVSILAVMYCAWRNCRNPVADNRLSYRKESIALDEEETFDPV; from the exons ATGTCGCAACAGATTATCGCTGCATGTCTCTTCGTCCTGACGTGGTCAACAGTCTGTGTCCAGGCACAGAACTGCACCGTAAAATGCACCTCCTGTGCGTCAGACAACAGCAGTGACCATGGGATAAAGTTCAACGTTACAGTGTGTGCAGAACAATGTGCACAGAGTCTGGACAATGGGCCTATGTGGAGGTATTGTATGGAAAT AGGTACATGGAGGAAAGAGAAGGATGAACCCACAGGTAAACCGAGAAACACGGGTCTGAAATGGCAGTACATCCTGGCCATCACCCTGAGCGTCATGTTTATAGTGGTCTCCATCCTTGCTGTGATGTACTGTGCATGGCGGAACTGCAg AAATCCTGTTGCGGATAATCGTTTGTCGTACAGGAAGGAGTCCATAGCATTAGATGAAGAGGAAACATTTGATCCAGTGTAA